The Anolis carolinensis isolate JA03-04 chromosome 2, rAnoCar3.1.pri, whole genome shotgun sequence genome has a window encoding:
- the map2k4 gene encoding dual specificity mitogen-activated protein kinase kinase 4 isoform X3: protein MAAPGPGPGPGSGPQAAAHTTVSSMQGFQINFCEKAQSKRRALKLNFANPPFKSTARFTLNPGVPFQNPHIERLRTHSIESSGKLKISPEQHWDFTAEDLKDLGEIGRGAYGSVNKMVHKPSGQIMAVKRIRSTVDEKEQKQLLMDLDVVMRSSDCPYIVQFYGALFREGDCWICMELMSTSFDKFYKYVYSVLDDIIPEEILGKITLATVKALNHLKENLKIIHRDIKPSNILLDRNGNIKLCDFGISGQLVDSIAKTRDAGCRPYMAPERIDPSASRQGYDVRSDVWSLGITLYELATGRFPYPKWNSVFDQLTQVVKGDPPQLSNSDEREFSHSFINFVNLCLTKDESKRPKYKELLKHPFILMYEERTVDVACYVCKILDQMPATPSSPMYVD, encoded by the exons GTAAGCGCAGAGCACTGAAGCTGAATTTTGCAAACCCACCTTTCAAATCCACAGCACGATTTACTTTAAACCCCGGAGTTCCTTTTCAGAATCCACACAT AGAAAGACTGAGAACACACAGCATTGAATCATCGGGAAAGTTGAAGATTTCCCCTGAACAGCATTGGGACTTTACGGCAGAGGACCTGAAAGACCTTGGAGAAATTGGACGAGGAGCTTATGGTTCTGTCAACAAAATGGTCCACAAACCAAGTGGACAAATTATGGCTGTTAAA AGAATTCGGTCAACAGTGGATGAAAAGGAACAGAAACAGCTTTTAATGGATCTGGACGTAGTTATGCGAAGCAGTGACTGCCCATATATTGTTCAGTTTTATGGAGCACTATTCAGAGAG GGTGACTGTTGGATCTGTATGGAGCTCATGTCTACCTCGTTTGATAAATTTTACAAATATGTATATAGTGTATTAGATGACATTATTCCAGAAGAAATTCTAGGCAAAATCACTTTAGCT aCTGTGAAAGCACTAAACCACTTAAAAGAAAACTTGAAAATCATTCACAGAG ATATTAAACCTTCCAATATTCTTCTGGACAGAAATGGAAATATTAAACTCTGTGATTTCGGCATCAGCGGACAACTTGTAGACTCTATTGCCAAAACCAGAGATGCAGGGTGTCGGCCGTACATGGCA CCAGAAAGGATAGACCCCAGTGCATCCAGGCAAGGTTACGATGTCCGCTCCGATGTCTGGAGCTTAGGGATTACATTG TATGAGCTGGCCACCGGACGGTTCCCCTATCCCAAATGGAATAGTGTATTTGATCAACTGACACAAGTAGTCAAAGGAGACCCACCTCAGCTGAGTAATTCAGATGAACGGGAGTTCTCCCACAGTTTTATAAACTTTGTCAACTTGTG CCTTACAAAGGACGAGTCCAAACGGCCAAAGTATAAGGAGCTTCTG AAACATCCCTTCATTCTAATGTATGAGGAGCGAACGGTAGATGTTGCGTGCTATGTTTGTAAAATCCTGGATCAAATGCCAGCAACTCCCAGCTCTCCCATGTATGTTGATTGA
- the map2k4 gene encoding dual specificity mitogen-activated protein kinase kinase 4 isoform X2 — MAAPGPGPGPGSGPQAAAHTTVSSMQGKRRALKLNFANPPFKSTARFTLNPGVPFQNPHIDTQATMGSNHIAPFTFKRREAEMIVKLSSRLQERLRTHSIESSGKLKISPEQHWDFTAEDLKDLGEIGRGAYGSVNKMVHKPSGQIMAVKRIRSTVDEKEQKQLLMDLDVVMRSSDCPYIVQFYGALFREGDCWICMELMSTSFDKFYKYVYSVLDDIIPEEILGKITLATVKALNHLKENLKIIHRDIKPSNILLDRNGNIKLCDFGISGQLVDSIAKTRDAGCRPYMAPERIDPSASRQGYDVRSDVWSLGITLYELATGRFPYPKWNSVFDQLTQVVKGDPPQLSNSDEREFSHSFINFVNLCLTKDESKRPKYKELLKHPFILMYEERTVDVACYVCKILDQMPATPSSPMYVD, encoded by the exons GTAAGCGCAGAGCACTGAAGCTGAATTTTGCAAACCCACCTTTCAAATCCACAGCACGATTTACTTTAAACCCCGGAGTTCCTTTTCAGAATCCACACAT TGATACTCAAGCAACAATGGGTAGTAATCACATTGCCCCGTTCACTTTCAAAAGGAGAGAAGCGGAGATGATCGTGAAACTTTCCAGCAGGCTACA AGAAAGACTGAGAACACACAGCATTGAATCATCGGGAAAGTTGAAGATTTCCCCTGAACAGCATTGGGACTTTACGGCAGAGGACCTGAAAGACCTTGGAGAAATTGGACGAGGAGCTTATGGTTCTGTCAACAAAATGGTCCACAAACCAAGTGGACAAATTATGGCTGTTAAA AGAATTCGGTCAACAGTGGATGAAAAGGAACAGAAACAGCTTTTAATGGATCTGGACGTAGTTATGCGAAGCAGTGACTGCCCATATATTGTTCAGTTTTATGGAGCACTATTCAGAGAG GGTGACTGTTGGATCTGTATGGAGCTCATGTCTACCTCGTTTGATAAATTTTACAAATATGTATATAGTGTATTAGATGACATTATTCCAGAAGAAATTCTAGGCAAAATCACTTTAGCT aCTGTGAAAGCACTAAACCACTTAAAAGAAAACTTGAAAATCATTCACAGAG ATATTAAACCTTCCAATATTCTTCTGGACAGAAATGGAAATATTAAACTCTGTGATTTCGGCATCAGCGGACAACTTGTAGACTCTATTGCCAAAACCAGAGATGCAGGGTGTCGGCCGTACATGGCA CCAGAAAGGATAGACCCCAGTGCATCCAGGCAAGGTTACGATGTCCGCTCCGATGTCTGGAGCTTAGGGATTACATTG TATGAGCTGGCCACCGGACGGTTCCCCTATCCCAAATGGAATAGTGTATTTGATCAACTGACACAAGTAGTCAAAGGAGACCCACCTCAGCTGAGTAATTCAGATGAACGGGAGTTCTCCCACAGTTTTATAAACTTTGTCAACTTGTG CCTTACAAAGGACGAGTCCAAACGGCCAAAGTATAAGGAGCTTCTG AAACATCCCTTCATTCTAATGTATGAGGAGCGAACGGTAGATGTTGCGTGCTATGTTTGTAAAATCCTGGATCAAATGCCAGCAACTCCCAGCTCTCCCATGTATGTTGATTGA
- the map2k4 gene encoding dual specificity mitogen-activated protein kinase kinase 4 isoform X4 → MCGRGKRRALKLNFANPPFKSTARFTLNPGVPFQNPHIDTQATMGSNHIAPFTFKRREAEMIVKLSSRLQERLRTHSIESSGKLKISPEQHWDFTAEDLKDLGEIGRGAYGSVNKMVHKPSGQIMAVKRIRSTVDEKEQKQLLMDLDVVMRSSDCPYIVQFYGALFREGDCWICMELMSTSFDKFYKYVYSVLDDIIPEEILGKITLATVKALNHLKENLKIIHRDIKPSNILLDRNGNIKLCDFGISGQLVDSIAKTRDAGCRPYMAPERIDPSASRQGYDVRSDVWSLGITLYELATGRFPYPKWNSVFDQLTQVVKGDPPQLSNSDEREFSHSFINFVNLCLTKDESKRPKYKELLKHPFILMYEERTVDVACYVCKILDQMPATPSSPMYVD, encoded by the exons GTAAGCGCAGAGCACTGAAGCTGAATTTTGCAAACCCACCTTTCAAATCCACAGCACGATTTACTTTAAACCCCGGAGTTCCTTTTCAGAATCCACACAT TGATACTCAAGCAACAATGGGTAGTAATCACATTGCCCCGTTCACTTTCAAAAGGAGAGAAGCGGAGATGATCGTGAAACTTTCCAGCAGGCTACA AGAAAGACTGAGAACACACAGCATTGAATCATCGGGAAAGTTGAAGATTTCCCCTGAACAGCATTGGGACTTTACGGCAGAGGACCTGAAAGACCTTGGAGAAATTGGACGAGGAGCTTATGGTTCTGTCAACAAAATGGTCCACAAACCAAGTGGACAAATTATGGCTGTTAAA AGAATTCGGTCAACAGTGGATGAAAAGGAACAGAAACAGCTTTTAATGGATCTGGACGTAGTTATGCGAAGCAGTGACTGCCCATATATTGTTCAGTTTTATGGAGCACTATTCAGAGAG GGTGACTGTTGGATCTGTATGGAGCTCATGTCTACCTCGTTTGATAAATTTTACAAATATGTATATAGTGTATTAGATGACATTATTCCAGAAGAAATTCTAGGCAAAATCACTTTAGCT aCTGTGAAAGCACTAAACCACTTAAAAGAAAACTTGAAAATCATTCACAGAG ATATTAAACCTTCCAATATTCTTCTGGACAGAAATGGAAATATTAAACTCTGTGATTTCGGCATCAGCGGACAACTTGTAGACTCTATTGCCAAAACCAGAGATGCAGGGTGTCGGCCGTACATGGCA CCAGAAAGGATAGACCCCAGTGCATCCAGGCAAGGTTACGATGTCCGCTCCGATGTCTGGAGCTTAGGGATTACATTG TATGAGCTGGCCACCGGACGGTTCCCCTATCCCAAATGGAATAGTGTATTTGATCAACTGACACAAGTAGTCAAAGGAGACCCACCTCAGCTGAGTAATTCAGATGAACGGGAGTTCTCCCACAGTTTTATAAACTTTGTCAACTTGTG CCTTACAAAGGACGAGTCCAAACGGCCAAAGTATAAGGAGCTTCTG AAACATCCCTTCATTCTAATGTATGAGGAGCGAACGGTAGATGTTGCGTGCTATGTTTGTAAAATCCTGGATCAAATGCCAGCAACTCCCAGCTCTCCCATGTATGTTGATTGA
- the LOC103277815 gene encoding small ribosomal subunit protein eS4, translating to METNKEDLADLLHISFSACGARWRVGGQRCLSAYPAAKYKLRKIRKIFVGTKGIPHLVTHDAWTICYLDPLIKVNDTIQINMEMGKITDFIKFDTGNLCMVTDGANLGYIGVIINRERNPGSFDVVHVKDANNNSFATQLSNIFVIGKGNKPWISLPQGEGIRLTIAEERDKRKATKQSSG from the exons ATGGAGACCAACAAAGAAGACCTGGCTGACCTCTTGCATATCTCCTTTTCAG CTTGTGGGGCCCGGTGGAGGGTCGGGGGGCAAAGATGTCTGTCAGCTTATCCAGCTGCCAAGTACAAGCTACGCAAGATCAGGAAGATCTTTGTGGGAACCAAGGGCATCCCGCACCTGGTCACACATGATGCCTGGACCATCTGCTACCTAGACCCCCTCATCAAGGTGAACGACACCATCCAGATCAACATGGAAATGGGCAAGATCACAGACTTCATCAAGTTTGACACAGGCAATCTCTGCATGGTGACCGATGGAGCCAACTTGGGCTACATTGGGGTCATCATCAACCGGGAGCGGAACCCTGGCTCCTTTGATGTGGTCCACGTGAAGGATGCCAACAACAACAGCTTTGCCACCCAGCTGTCCAACATCTTTGTCATTGGAAAGGGCAACAAGCCATGGATCTCCCTGCCCCAAGGGGAGGGCATCCGCCTCACCATTGCCGAAGAGAGAGACAAGAGGAAGGCAACCAAGCAGAGCAGCGGCTAA
- the map2k4 gene encoding dual specificity mitogen-activated protein kinase kinase 4 isoform X1 → MAAPGPGPGPGSGPQAAAHTTVSSMQGFQINFCEKAQSKRRALKLNFANPPFKSTARFTLNPGVPFQNPHIDTQATMGSNHIAPFTFKRREAEMIVKLSSRLQERLRTHSIESSGKLKISPEQHWDFTAEDLKDLGEIGRGAYGSVNKMVHKPSGQIMAVKRIRSTVDEKEQKQLLMDLDVVMRSSDCPYIVQFYGALFREGDCWICMELMSTSFDKFYKYVYSVLDDIIPEEILGKITLATVKALNHLKENLKIIHRDIKPSNILLDRNGNIKLCDFGISGQLVDSIAKTRDAGCRPYMAPERIDPSASRQGYDVRSDVWSLGITLYELATGRFPYPKWNSVFDQLTQVVKGDPPQLSNSDEREFSHSFINFVNLCLTKDESKRPKYKELLKHPFILMYEERTVDVACYVCKILDQMPATPSSPMYVD, encoded by the exons GTAAGCGCAGAGCACTGAAGCTGAATTTTGCAAACCCACCTTTCAAATCCACAGCACGATTTACTTTAAACCCCGGAGTTCCTTTTCAGAATCCACACAT TGATACTCAAGCAACAATGGGTAGTAATCACATTGCCCCGTTCACTTTCAAAAGGAGAGAAGCGGAGATGATCGTGAAACTTTCCAGCAGGCTACA AGAAAGACTGAGAACACACAGCATTGAATCATCGGGAAAGTTGAAGATTTCCCCTGAACAGCATTGGGACTTTACGGCAGAGGACCTGAAAGACCTTGGAGAAATTGGACGAGGAGCTTATGGTTCTGTCAACAAAATGGTCCACAAACCAAGTGGACAAATTATGGCTGTTAAA AGAATTCGGTCAACAGTGGATGAAAAGGAACAGAAACAGCTTTTAATGGATCTGGACGTAGTTATGCGAAGCAGTGACTGCCCATATATTGTTCAGTTTTATGGAGCACTATTCAGAGAG GGTGACTGTTGGATCTGTATGGAGCTCATGTCTACCTCGTTTGATAAATTTTACAAATATGTATATAGTGTATTAGATGACATTATTCCAGAAGAAATTCTAGGCAAAATCACTTTAGCT aCTGTGAAAGCACTAAACCACTTAAAAGAAAACTTGAAAATCATTCACAGAG ATATTAAACCTTCCAATATTCTTCTGGACAGAAATGGAAATATTAAACTCTGTGATTTCGGCATCAGCGGACAACTTGTAGACTCTATTGCCAAAACCAGAGATGCAGGGTGTCGGCCGTACATGGCA CCAGAAAGGATAGACCCCAGTGCATCCAGGCAAGGTTACGATGTCCGCTCCGATGTCTGGAGCTTAGGGATTACATTG TATGAGCTGGCCACCGGACGGTTCCCCTATCCCAAATGGAATAGTGTATTTGATCAACTGACACAAGTAGTCAAAGGAGACCCACCTCAGCTGAGTAATTCAGATGAACGGGAGTTCTCCCACAGTTTTATAAACTTTGTCAACTTGTG CCTTACAAAGGACGAGTCCAAACGGCCAAAGTATAAGGAGCTTCTG AAACATCCCTTCATTCTAATGTATGAGGAGCGAACGGTAGATGTTGCGTGCTATGTTTGTAAAATCCTGGATCAAATGCCAGCAACTCCCAGCTCTCCCATGTATGTTGATTGA
- the map2k4 gene encoding dual specificity mitogen-activated protein kinase kinase 4 isoform X6 yields the protein MCGRGKRRALKLNFANPPFKSTARFTLNPGVPFQNPHIERLRTHSIESSGKLKISPEQHWDFTAEDLKDLGEIGRGAYGSVNKMVHKPSGQIMAVKRIRSTVDEKEQKQLLMDLDVVMRSSDCPYIVQFYGALFREGDCWICMELMSTSFDKFYKYVYSVLDDIIPEEILGKITLATVKALNHLKENLKIIHRDIKPSNILLDRNGNIKLCDFGISGQLVDSIAKTRDAGCRPYMAPERIDPSASRQGYDVRSDVWSLGITLYELATGRFPYPKWNSVFDQLTQVVKGDPPQLSNSDEREFSHSFINFVNLCLTKDESKRPKYKELLKHPFILMYEERTVDVACYVCKILDQMPATPSSPMYVD from the exons GTAAGCGCAGAGCACTGAAGCTGAATTTTGCAAACCCACCTTTCAAATCCACAGCACGATTTACTTTAAACCCCGGAGTTCCTTTTCAGAATCCACACAT AGAAAGACTGAGAACACACAGCATTGAATCATCGGGAAAGTTGAAGATTTCCCCTGAACAGCATTGGGACTTTACGGCAGAGGACCTGAAAGACCTTGGAGAAATTGGACGAGGAGCTTATGGTTCTGTCAACAAAATGGTCCACAAACCAAGTGGACAAATTATGGCTGTTAAA AGAATTCGGTCAACAGTGGATGAAAAGGAACAGAAACAGCTTTTAATGGATCTGGACGTAGTTATGCGAAGCAGTGACTGCCCATATATTGTTCAGTTTTATGGAGCACTATTCAGAGAG GGTGACTGTTGGATCTGTATGGAGCTCATGTCTACCTCGTTTGATAAATTTTACAAATATGTATATAGTGTATTAGATGACATTATTCCAGAAGAAATTCTAGGCAAAATCACTTTAGCT aCTGTGAAAGCACTAAACCACTTAAAAGAAAACTTGAAAATCATTCACAGAG ATATTAAACCTTCCAATATTCTTCTGGACAGAAATGGAAATATTAAACTCTGTGATTTCGGCATCAGCGGACAACTTGTAGACTCTATTGCCAAAACCAGAGATGCAGGGTGTCGGCCGTACATGGCA CCAGAAAGGATAGACCCCAGTGCATCCAGGCAAGGTTACGATGTCCGCTCCGATGTCTGGAGCTTAGGGATTACATTG TATGAGCTGGCCACCGGACGGTTCCCCTATCCCAAATGGAATAGTGTATTTGATCAACTGACACAAGTAGTCAAAGGAGACCCACCTCAGCTGAGTAATTCAGATGAACGGGAGTTCTCCCACAGTTTTATAAACTTTGTCAACTTGTG CCTTACAAAGGACGAGTCCAAACGGCCAAAGTATAAGGAGCTTCTG AAACATCCCTTCATTCTAATGTATGAGGAGCGAACGGTAGATGTTGCGTGCTATGTTTGTAAAATCCTGGATCAAATGCCAGCAACTCCCAGCTCTCCCATGTATGTTGATTGA
- the map2k4 gene encoding dual specificity mitogen-activated protein kinase kinase 4 isoform X7, translating into MVHKPSGQIMAVKRIRSTVDEKEQKQLLMDLDVVMRSSDCPYIVQFYGALFREGDCWICMELMSTSFDKFYKYVYSVLDDIIPEEILGKITLATVKALNHLKENLKIIHRDIKPSNILLDRNGNIKLCDFGISGQLVDSIAKTRDAGCRPYMAPERIDPSASRQGYDVRSDVWSLGITLYELATGRFPYPKWNSVFDQLTQVVKGDPPQLSNSDEREFSHSFINFVNLCLTKDESKRPKYKELLKHPFILMYEERTVDVACYVCKILDQMPATPSSPMYVD; encoded by the exons ATGGTCCACAAACCAAGTGGACAAATTATGGCTGTTAAA AGAATTCGGTCAACAGTGGATGAAAAGGAACAGAAACAGCTTTTAATGGATCTGGACGTAGTTATGCGAAGCAGTGACTGCCCATATATTGTTCAGTTTTATGGAGCACTATTCAGAGAG GGTGACTGTTGGATCTGTATGGAGCTCATGTCTACCTCGTTTGATAAATTTTACAAATATGTATATAGTGTATTAGATGACATTATTCCAGAAGAAATTCTAGGCAAAATCACTTTAGCT aCTGTGAAAGCACTAAACCACTTAAAAGAAAACTTGAAAATCATTCACAGAG ATATTAAACCTTCCAATATTCTTCTGGACAGAAATGGAAATATTAAACTCTGTGATTTCGGCATCAGCGGACAACTTGTAGACTCTATTGCCAAAACCAGAGATGCAGGGTGTCGGCCGTACATGGCA CCAGAAAGGATAGACCCCAGTGCATCCAGGCAAGGTTACGATGTCCGCTCCGATGTCTGGAGCTTAGGGATTACATTG TATGAGCTGGCCACCGGACGGTTCCCCTATCCCAAATGGAATAGTGTATTTGATCAACTGACACAAGTAGTCAAAGGAGACCCACCTCAGCTGAGTAATTCAGATGAACGGGAGTTCTCCCACAGTTTTATAAACTTTGTCAACTTGTG CCTTACAAAGGACGAGTCCAAACGGCCAAAGTATAAGGAGCTTCTG AAACATCCCTTCATTCTAATGTATGAGGAGCGAACGGTAGATGTTGCGTGCTATGTTTGTAAAATCCTGGATCAAATGCCAGCAACTCCCAGCTCTCCCATGTATGTTGATTGA
- the map2k4 gene encoding dual specificity mitogen-activated protein kinase kinase 4 isoform X5 — MAAPGPGPGPGSGPQAAAHTTVSSMQGKRRALKLNFANPPFKSTARFTLNPGVPFQNPHIERLRTHSIESSGKLKISPEQHWDFTAEDLKDLGEIGRGAYGSVNKMVHKPSGQIMAVKRIRSTVDEKEQKQLLMDLDVVMRSSDCPYIVQFYGALFREGDCWICMELMSTSFDKFYKYVYSVLDDIIPEEILGKITLATVKALNHLKENLKIIHRDIKPSNILLDRNGNIKLCDFGISGQLVDSIAKTRDAGCRPYMAPERIDPSASRQGYDVRSDVWSLGITLYELATGRFPYPKWNSVFDQLTQVVKGDPPQLSNSDEREFSHSFINFVNLCLTKDESKRPKYKELLKHPFILMYEERTVDVACYVCKILDQMPATPSSPMYVD; from the exons GTAAGCGCAGAGCACTGAAGCTGAATTTTGCAAACCCACCTTTCAAATCCACAGCACGATTTACTTTAAACCCCGGAGTTCCTTTTCAGAATCCACACAT AGAAAGACTGAGAACACACAGCATTGAATCATCGGGAAAGTTGAAGATTTCCCCTGAACAGCATTGGGACTTTACGGCAGAGGACCTGAAAGACCTTGGAGAAATTGGACGAGGAGCTTATGGTTCTGTCAACAAAATGGTCCACAAACCAAGTGGACAAATTATGGCTGTTAAA AGAATTCGGTCAACAGTGGATGAAAAGGAACAGAAACAGCTTTTAATGGATCTGGACGTAGTTATGCGAAGCAGTGACTGCCCATATATTGTTCAGTTTTATGGAGCACTATTCAGAGAG GGTGACTGTTGGATCTGTATGGAGCTCATGTCTACCTCGTTTGATAAATTTTACAAATATGTATATAGTGTATTAGATGACATTATTCCAGAAGAAATTCTAGGCAAAATCACTTTAGCT aCTGTGAAAGCACTAAACCACTTAAAAGAAAACTTGAAAATCATTCACAGAG ATATTAAACCTTCCAATATTCTTCTGGACAGAAATGGAAATATTAAACTCTGTGATTTCGGCATCAGCGGACAACTTGTAGACTCTATTGCCAAAACCAGAGATGCAGGGTGTCGGCCGTACATGGCA CCAGAAAGGATAGACCCCAGTGCATCCAGGCAAGGTTACGATGTCCGCTCCGATGTCTGGAGCTTAGGGATTACATTG TATGAGCTGGCCACCGGACGGTTCCCCTATCCCAAATGGAATAGTGTATTTGATCAACTGACACAAGTAGTCAAAGGAGACCCACCTCAGCTGAGTAATTCAGATGAACGGGAGTTCTCCCACAGTTTTATAAACTTTGTCAACTTGTG CCTTACAAAGGACGAGTCCAAACGGCCAAAGTATAAGGAGCTTCTG AAACATCCCTTCATTCTAATGTATGAGGAGCGAACGGTAGATGTTGCGTGCTATGTTTGTAAAATCCTGGATCAAATGCCAGCAACTCCCAGCTCTCCCATGTATGTTGATTGA